The window AAAAATCGTCACGCTGCTGGCTGAGATTCCGCACAGCGGGGAGTCGATCGAATGCGGGTACGTGGTCTATTCCACCGAAGCGAAACAGCGCTTGCTCCACGTCAGCCCGAAGACGATCGAAACATTCAATCTCACCAGTTGTGAAGTCGCTCAGGAAATGGCCGTGGGTGCGTTGCGCGACAGCACGGCCAATGTTGCGGTGGCGACCACCGGCATCCTCGGGCCGGAAGACGTCGATGGCATCCCGGCTGGCACCATTTGTTTCGCCTGGGCCTATCAGACCGGGCAGGGACGGTGTGTTTTCAGCCGACAGGTGCGGTTTTCCGGTACACGCAGTGAGGTGCAGTTATTGGCCGCGGAGCACGCGCTGAAGTTGCTGCCGCACTTCCACCAACGGGCATTGGCGGGTGAGCAAGGGCAGGGCGCACTCGATGAATGATGAATCCGGGCATACCGATTACCACAGCCGCGACTATCCCGTGCGCGAAGACATGGCGCATCAGGTCAAGGTCTGGCAATTCGAGCGTTGGGGCTGGTACTTCCTGGCGTTGGTGGTGTTGCTGGCATTGCTCGGCCTGTTTTCACGCGGGCCGCTGAGTACCCGGGACGTTCAGGGCGACGATGGCAAGGTCCGGGTGCAATACGAGCGGTTCCACCGCCACGGATCGACCAATCCGATTCTGCACAAACGCCTGCGTCACGCGCGATTGATCGAGGCCGACGTCATGGAGGCGGCACGTTCGAGCCAGGGCATCGAAACCCTTGAGCAGATCAAGTTCGCGATCCTGGAGCGCAACGGCAAGATATCGGTGATTGCTCAAGAGCCGTCGTGAGCAATGAATTGCGGCCATACCTGGCTTTTTGTGGCGAGGGAGCTTGCTCCCGCTTGAGGGCGTAGCACTCACAAAATCGGTGATCGTTGCCAGATTTTTGGGGCCGCTACGCAGCCCAGCGGGAGCAAGCTCCCTCGCCACAGGGTTCTCACTAACTCAACGTACTGCATTCAAAGCATCGGCTTACCGCCGGTGATCCCGTACCGCTGCCCCGTGATGTAACTGGCCTCATCCGATGCCAGCAACACATAAATCGGCGCCACTTCCACCGGTTGGCCCGGCCGTCCGAGCGGGGTTTGACCGCCGAAGTCCTGAACCTCTTCAGCGGGCATGGTCGAGACAATCAGCGGCGTCCAGATCGGCCCCGGTGCCACGCAGTTCACCCGAATGTTCTTCGGCCCCAGCATCTGCGCCAGGCCAGCGGTGAAGTTGGCAATCGCGCCTTTGGTCGTGGCGTAAGGCAGGAGGGTCGGTTTGGGCATGTCGGAATTGACCGAACTGGTGTTGATGATCGAACTGCCGGGTTTCATGTGCTTCAACGCGGCCTGACAGAGCCTGAAAATAGCGGTGATGTTGACGTCGAAGGTCATCACCCATTCTTCGTCCGGGATGTCCTCGAGGTTTTCGTGGCTCATCTGGAACGCGGCGTTGTTGACCAGCACATCGATTCGGCCAAAACGTTCGACCGTCTTGTCCACCAGGGCCTGGCAGTGGGCTTTCTGCGCCAGGTCACCAGGCAATAACAGACACTGCCGGCCGGCGTGTTCGACCCAGCGTGCGGTTTCCTGTGCGTCTTCATGTTCATTGAGGTAGGCGACGACGACATCCGCGCCTTCACGGGCGAAGGCGATGGCGACGGCGCGACCGATGCCACTGTCGGCGCCGGTGATCAGGGCGATCTTGCCGTCCAGTCGGCCTGAACCCTTGTAGCTTTGTTCGCCACAGTCGGGGTACGGGTCCATTTTATTTTGGGAACCGGGGACAGGCTGGCTTTGTTTAGGGAAGGGTGGTTTTGGATAGGAAGTCATTGCGAAATCTCCGTTCTCAAGGCAGAGGAGTCAAAGGGTTGACCCTGGTGTTTTGCCTTGAGTTCGGTTGGATTTCCGGGATGTCACTCTTGTCGCTGATCGTTCCCACGCGGAGCGTAGGAACGATCATCATCAGGCTTTGCGATTGAGCAAGCTGCGTTCCATCCGCGCAATGCCTTCTTCCAGCAACGACCGTGGGCAGCCGAAATTCAGGCGCACGAACTGTTTGTTGGCATCGCCGAAATCCAGGCCAGGGCTCAAACCGACCTTGGCTTGCTCAAGGAAAAACTGCTGCGGGTTCTCCAGTCCCAGCGCCGAGCAATCGAGCCACGCCAGGTACGTGCCTTGCGGGATATTCATGGTCACTCCCGGCAGTCGGGTGTTGACCGCGTCCACCAGATAATCCCGATTGCCTTGCAGATATGCCTTCAACCCGGCCAGCCAAGGGCCGGCTTCGCTGTAGGCGACGCGCGTCGCTTCCATGCCCAACGGGTTGACGCTGTCGACCATGCCGCAGCGGGCGTGGTTGACCTTTGCACGCAACGCCGAGTCCTGAATGATCATGAACGATGTTTTCAGCCCGGCAATGTTGTAGGCCTTGCTCGCCGACATCAGCGTGATGGTGCGCTTGGCGATTTCCGGGCTCAGAGAGGCCGTCGGAATGTGCACGCGCCCGTCGAAACACAGCTCGGCATGAATCTCGTCCGAGATGATCCAGGCGTCCTGTTCCAGACAGATGTTGGCAACCGCTTGCAGTTCTTCTCGCGGGAAGACTTTGCCTAGCGGGTTGTGCGGGTTGCTCAGCAGCAGCGCACCGCCACCGGTCAGCGCCCGATTCAGGGCATCAAGTGGCGTGGCGTAAGTGCCGTCCGCCAACGCGTCGAATTCGAGTTCAACCTTGTTCAGTCCCCAGTGCCCCGGCGCATGGCGTAGCGGCGGGTAGTTCGGGACCTGCACCACAACGTTCTGTTGCGGCTGGACCAGCGCATTCAGCGCCATGTTGAACCCCGATTCCACGCCCGGCAGGAAAATCAGTTCCTCAGGCAATACGTGCCAGGCGTACTTTTTCCAGAGGTCGGCGACGATGGCATTGCGCAAGTCATCCTGGGCCACGCTATAGCCGAGCATCGGGTGTTCCAGACGTTTTTGCAGGGCCTGGATGATCACCGGCGGTGCACAGAAGTCCATGTCGGCCACCCACATCGGCAACACGTCGGCCGGGTAACGGCTCCATTTGGTACTGCCGGTGTTGTGGCGGTCGAACACCTGATCAAAATCGAAAGTCATGCTCAGTCTCATAAAAAGCGGGGTTGAACGTGGGGCCATGATAAGCGCCAAGCCCCTGTGGGAGCGAGCCTGCTCGCGATGGCGTCACAACAGTCAGCATCTATGGTGACTGACACTCCGCTATCGCGAGCAGGCTCACTCCCACAGGGTGTGTGATGGCTTACGCCTTGGGATTGCCCGATGGTCGGTTTTCACACAGTCAGTTCTAACATTGTCTACAGTTTCAAGTGTCGGCAGCCAGACTGCCACAACCGTG of the Pseudomonas frederiksbergensis genome contains:
- a CDS encoding MalY/PatB family protein, which translates into the protein MTFDFDQVFDRHNTGSTKWSRYPADVLPMWVADMDFCAPPVIIQALQKRLEHPMLGYSVAQDDLRNAIVADLWKKYAWHVLPEELIFLPGVESGFNMALNALVQPQQNVVVQVPNYPPLRHAPGHWGLNKVELEFDALADGTYATPLDALNRALTGGGALLLSNPHNPLGKVFPREELQAVANICLEQDAWIISDEIHAELCFDGRVHIPTASLSPEIAKRTITLMSASKAYNIAGLKTSFMIIQDSALRAKVNHARCGMVDSVNPLGMEATRVAYSEAGPWLAGLKAYLQGNRDYLVDAVNTRLPGVTMNIPQGTYLAWLDCSALGLENPQQFFLEQAKVGLSPGLDFGDANKQFVRLNFGCPRSLLEEGIARMERSLLNRKA
- a CDS encoding SDR family oxidoreductase; the encoded protein is MTSYPKPPFPKQSQPVPGSQNKMDPYPDCGEQSYKGSGRLDGKIALITGADSGIGRAVAIAFAREGADVVVAYLNEHEDAQETARWVEHAGRQCLLLPGDLAQKAHCQALVDKTVERFGRIDVLVNNAAFQMSHENLEDIPDEEWVMTFDVNITAIFRLCQAALKHMKPGSSIINTSSVNSDMPKPTLLPYATTKGAIANFTAGLAQMLGPKNIRVNCVAPGPIWTPLIVSTMPAEEVQDFGGQTPLGRPGQPVEVAPIYVLLASDEASYITGQRYGITGGKPML
- a CDS encoding YetF domain-containing protein, producing MNDESGHTDYHSRDYPVREDMAHQVKVWQFERWGWYFLALVVLLALLGLFSRGPLSTRDVQGDDGKVRVQYERFHRHGSTNPILHKRLRHARLIEADVMEAARSSQGIETLEQIKFAILERNGKISVIAQEPS
- a CDS encoding CinA family protein; this encodes MNVSQSVVEYLRQNDLLLTTAESCTAGKIVTLLAEIPHSGESIECGYVVYSTEAKQRLLHVSPKTIETFNLTSCEVAQEMAVGALRDSTANVAVATTGILGPEDVDGIPAGTICFAWAYQTGQGRCVFSRQVRFSGTRSEVQLLAAEHALKLLPHFHQRALAGEQGQGALDE